Below is a genomic region from Trichoderma asperellum chromosome 2, complete sequence.
ACCACTTTGTTTGCCTGCCGACTGTATCCATCGCCGTAAGAGATACAGAAAGACTGAAGAGACTTCCTCTGTGGTACACACAGAGCTCACAAACTCGACCAAATCCGTCGACTTGCTCTCGATTTCCCCCCAGTTTAATTCAGCCTCTTGCTTCTGTTCGCCGAACGCTAGGTGGATGGCTTCTATTCCTCCTTCAGGCTGAAGGTGGTATCGCCATTGCAATTCTTCTGCACCATGCAGGGATCCTATGCATCGAATATTACGGATAAACGGGATGATATTATCCACGTCACCGAACAGTCTCAGGTGGGTCTGCACAAGAATCCGCGCAGGCCTGCAGAAGCGCTTGTCAATATCTTGAGAGGCGTTCATCCATGAAGCAAGCGCCCAAAGTTGAAAACGAACGGGCTTTAGAATTCGTTTGCAAAGACCAGGTGAAGGATTTGACATGATCAAAAGCTCTAGCCGGCTTAGCGATCTCTCCAGATCTGAGGCGGTAACAAGGATTTTTGTTCGACCAAGCTCCACGATTTCATCAACCTCTTCTGACTTGAAAGAAGAGTCCGGTTTTGAGGATTTCAGTGATGGGTCTATGCCCTCCACTAGAGGTTGCACAAAAGCGTTCCAACCAGGGGCTCCTGTTTACTTAGGTTAGTATCTGAACGGACACGGGGAATAAATGTCGTTGTTTTGGGTAAATTCTCGCTTCGTTACCTGGTGCTCCAAATTGCTTTTTACCCAGGATACCAAATCCGACAATCTGCGCTGCAGTCTTTGCAACATCAGGCCCAGCCTCGCCATCGAATAAAGCGAAAAGCTGCCCCGAGATGCCGTCGAACCATTGCTGGGCATTCGTGGAGGCTGGGACAGATGACAGCAGCTTCGTTGCAATAGCAACAGCTTCATGGGTGATGGCAGCCCCTTCTTTTCCGCGGCTACCCCCATCATTCGTCGGTCTTCCAGTATTACTTGGGTGAACGGCAAATACAAATTCCATCGTAGCTCTAACACCGTCGGACCGCAGTGGCAGGCTCGTCAAGCTCCTCATCAACGGCTCCCTTAGCCATAGCGGAAGCACATTTGGCTTAATCAAGGCATTGAAAGCGTGTATCAAGATCCATGTTTGAGTTCTGATTGCATGTCAGGGTTTTCGCTGTTGGCTGCTTCTCTGAAGGAGCCTCACCTACCTATCAACTAGCTCATTATACTCGTGCAATCCTTGCTCGCGGCTTTCAGCAGTTGCCGATGGATTGAATGCTTTTTTGGCCGCATCAACAATATCCTGGGTGATTTTCGGCTGTGACTGTTGAGCATTCATCGAGTCTGTCGTAGTAGCTAGACTCCCTGTTTGGGCTTTACAGACGTTGAGTGTATCAAACCGAACACCCCGGGCAAGCTTCTCTTACAaatgagctgctgggcaTTGCCTTCTCACATCATACACTGTGCTTCTGCACTGTGCACATACCGTCAATGTTCCAAGCTGTTCGGTGGTGATCACGTGTCGGCGCGTCCCGATCGTGGCCCGTGCGTCAAGCTCTTTCAAGATAGAGCTTCTCCACGCGTTTCTCAATGTTTACTAGCATATGAACCATCGTCAACGCCATTTCAGATACGCCAGTTCCTCgatttgctgctggagaggCTACTATTATCCAAATATCACGTCCCCTTGAGCACGTACTGCCTCTTGGATTTCTTCTTGTATCTCATGATCGAGCCTCCTTCGCTGCCATAAAAATGCAGCGCTCTTCATCAGCACGTCGCCTCCCCCACAGTTTCCCGACTCTCGTTTTCCGCAAGGAATGTCTACTGCAGGCCCCCCTCCCCAGACTTGGTCATCCGCAATATGCCGCTTCCAAACCTGCTCCAGGATCTTGTTGAATGCTGCAGCTGGATCTATTGCGGCCCGTCTCTGCCCGGCACCCAGGCAGCCAAGTCGAGCTGGGGGAACGAGCTTCGGAACTTAACCCTAAGCATACATCTGGTTTAGTGTTGCGCTCAGTCGTCCAATCCCCTTTCTAAGTCGATCGCGTTTCTTGGTGCTGTTCCTGTCGAAAGATAGGCACGACGGCTGACGTGGAAACCAAGTGTCGATGGACTAGGGGAGCGAACATCCAGTCACTACATAGTGCGCAAGAGGAAGGATGCCATGAGTCGTTTTGGTAAGATCCTCTGGTCTGAGGACGCTCGTCAGCCCTGTCCGCTGGAATTAGCACTATGGTCAAGAATAGGCTGTCCTTGAGATGCCGTTGGCATTGATGGGTAGATTGATTGTCTGTTGTCTGTTGGGATCTGCGCTGGTGGCCTAATCACCGCCAATGCAAGGTCTACGGCATGGAGCTTGAGCATAGAATGGGCTTCAAACAGCCAGAAGTCGCATTTCGCAAACTGCATTTCATCCCTATGGGACCTTGCTGGAAGCCTGCTTTATATCAGTGCTGCGAGGGCCGTACGGAAATACACAGAAATGCAACGACTTCTGACCAACCCAAAGCAATTCTACGCTGCTCTCGGATGCTCTTATATGCCCGCCCTCTTTTGGGATTTGAATCAACATTAGTATCAGCATTATGATCTCTGCCTGTCAGCCCCTTTGCTCCGTGGACCACACCACAGCACCCTGCTCCCGGTGTGTGATGCAGCTGCATCTAGTCTGACCAAGCGCATTAACCTTCAATCGTTGGCTTTGTCCCTCGATTTCGCAAGGACGCCAGTCCCCAACTGGGCTATTGCCCAGTAGCTTCCTCGCAGATCTTGCTACAAGTCTGCCGAGATGATAACGCGGTTTTTACGGATGTGTTTTGTCCGCGTGTTAACGCCCTCCTGACTTTCAACGTTTTGGGgaggaaacaaaaacaagTCTCCGTTGGCAGTGCGAGACAAACAGAAGGAGGGTCACTCGACTACACCAAGAATATTTAGGTTGCACTACGCGACTTGGACTTTGGACTAGGTGAGCTCgaagaaggcagcaggcCCATTATGGAAATGACTGGAGGCAAAGTCCGGAAATCGGTCCATTTTCGGACACCACTGATGCGACTCGGTGTCGATTCTGGCATGGAGCTGGGACCCATCTCGTGTTGGAGTCAAAGTTTAGTGCTTGTCCAGTTCCTTGACCAAAGTCGCCTGCTTTGAGTTGGATCCGCGGACAGTCTTCATCTGGCTCGGCTCATTGACATGTGCTCTATACAACTATTGGCTTATAAGGACACACCGTGGATGTGGGAGGCAGTCCTGGTTGCCCTCTTCCCAGAAATGGCTGGAGGGCAACCCCCCGCTAATGAGGGGATAAGTAACCCCTGTTTCTGTGACTATGAGACTTGTCGCTAACAAAGTTGTGCAGGTGAAGCTAAAGTCATCTAGGGAAGCTGATACAACTCTGTCGTCATGCCGGAGACTCACCGCTGGTTGAAACGTTCATGTATGGCTGGTTGTAAAAGAGGTGGTATCAAGCCAAGATATACAGAATGCCGATTTGCAGACGGCATCTCCGGATTTGCAAGCTATATGTAAGCCATTAAGCACTAGCTGCCTTCGTTACTATCAATAGGCGGCACTGTCATTAGCCCATCCGACGCACCCCTGATAGCTCATCTGTTTGATAAAACTTTTCGTAGATGTATATCCTGACCAAACTTGAAATCATACTTTGTTGATCTGTAGACTAGACAATTCCCCGAATGGAGCAGCTGGTAACACGGCTAAAGTCGCAGGCATTATTGCCCTACAACTCTATTCCCTGGCACAGCATTGCGCGTCAAACTTGGCGATGCCATATAAGATTTACGAAGCAGAGTAGCAACAGCTTTATCAGTACTAGGTATGGGGGCTGATGCAACATAAAAATGAGAAATATTCTTGAATACTACTGTATTGGGCGATGGAGCCGCTGCGGCCCGTTGGCATCACCGGTGGGGTCAGACTGGCCGAGAAAAGACGTTTCGGGCATATCGTACCTGGCGGCAACGCATGCACAGTatgtagcagcagcggcgctaCTGCAACTACTTACTGCTTGCAGGCAGGCTGCAGAATTTTGTTCGACATTAATCAGCCGAGAAGCCCTCCAAAGAGGAAGTTGAAGAACATACTATCAAGCTTCGATTTGAGCGGATTCTCACAGCGGCACTAGCTCCAACGGCTTTGGCCGCGTTGATCAGCCCCACAGAATGCGAGAAAAATTATTCGCCGCTCCTCAAAACAAGGACGTATGGCGATGCGATGCAGGATAACAATGCAggggaggcggaggagcagcCCTGGCTGGTGTCGCAAGAAGCATGAAACAATCAATACAGGGCCTAGAGCTCGGAGAAGGTCTCCTGGAGCGGCCAATTTGCGTCGGGCAAGCAGGTCGGTCGGCTGAGTGGTTCACCCGGAGAGTTGGCCTGGCCGCCGAGAATGGGCTGAGCTGAGTCGGGCGAGATGTAGGTGTAATTTGAAATGGCTTGGGCTGATGTCGGTGTGCCTGGCCATTCATCTGGTGTTATCGAATAAGCCTGGACGGAAGGGCTGGGGGTTCTAGAAAGCGCTGCGCTGCGGTGAGGTGATGTAATGTGATggcatggtggtggtggctttTGAGTGCTTGATGTTCGGGTGAGATTGCCTACCTTGTCTAATACAGCGCGGTAGATGCCAGTGCATACTGTATGAAGATCAGTTGGCAGGCTGGCTAGCAGGACCAATGGGCACCGCTTGAAAGCTGCCCTGCCATTCTTTAACATCAATGCCAAACATCTCGCTAGTACCCAGGTAGTGTAGTTGTCCGATCAGTCGTATCGCGACCGACAGCAAGCaggccttctccatctccctaGTAATGAGGCAGGATTGGGAAGCTCTCTCATGGCCCTTGGAAGAGAAGGGCACCTCAGTGAAATATGATAGGTATCGTGCCTTAGCATTTCCAGGCAATACTAGATGCCTGGCCAGGGACGGGGGCTACATGAGGGCGTCATCATGCTTCACGCCTGGGTTGGGTCAGGTAGGTGCAGGTATGCAGTACCACAGCAGCCTTTGCTCAAAAGGTATTGGGGACCGCCTCAAAAGTACCCCAAAACGTGGATTTGGAGGACTAGAGCACCATTAATTAGGTAGGTAGGTGTTTTGCGGTTAGGGTGCGAGGTGAGATTATCGGCCAGATGCTGTACTGACCTCGAGGTACTTTGCGCGGAGTAGCATATACGGAACAGGCCGCGAGGCACGGAGTATCCATAGACACCTCGGCCGAGTGGAAAGTGGGCCTTCTAGAACGGCAGGCATGACTTGCATCTCCGGCCAAGGCGCAAGAAGCACCTAAAAGACAACAAGTCTATCGGCTCCACCTGGCGCACAACGTTCGTCTTGCAACTCTCAGCTTGGACGAGCACACGATACGAGACGAGgttggctgctgctcacTCGCGAGCCAAAGAACTAGCAGCACTAGGCTAACGGCAACGCAGCCGACTCGCCAGCCACGAGCCCACAGCTAACGGGAAACGGGAAAAGGGATCGCTCCCCTCGACGGCCACTGCGCAAGAGGCTAGCATGAAGGGCCGATCCTGTTTGAGACTCTGGGATGGACGATTAATCGCTGCCTGCTTGCAGGTACACAGCCGAGCCGTTCTCTGGGACGCGCAGCTCCTTTCAGAGCAGAATCTCACTGCATCAAAGCTATTCTATTCGCAATCGATCTAAGCCCAGTAACGACAGCTCGGGGTAACGACAAAACAGATGCCGAGACAGCGCCTTGCAAACTCTGTTCCCcatgaaagaaaacaaataaacaaacaaacaaacaaaaaagacaaaaacacaCTTTTCCACCCCGAGGTTACATAATCTTGCCCGAGAACAAAAAGTCCCCAAATCCCTTGCCAGTTTCCAATCCCTTGTTTTCCGCCCTTTGAGAGGCAAGGTAGTCCAGTCTCTGGGCATCAGGCCATCTaatgcagcagccaagctCTGCTGCAACAGGGTAGtgcaaatttttttttctcgccttttcccttcttcttctcatccgattctccttctcttttgaaCCAACGccgaagttttttttttttctcaaccGTTGAGCCTAGCCTAGCCCAATCCCTTACCATATACTTTTCCAAACGAATGTGTGAGGGCAGCCATTTCAGAATCCGTGAGACCATGACACTCGTCGTGGAGGGGAGTCTGGCACAGGCCATGTCTGCATCTCCTACCTTCGTATTTGCAGCATCTGATAGAGCTGCTTCAGAGATCTGAAGTGACCCCTACCCCATCGTTAGCCcttgaaataaaataaaagcggGCCTGAACATCTTGGAGCCGTCTTCTTACCAGAGTCAAATACATTTGTTACCACTAGAGCCACTGCCAGAGGACTTTCGGTCGATGCGAAAATGGCATGGCATTGCCCATCATTGGCAGCGCCTCCGGTGGCTCACCATCATCCACAATGCCGTTGACTTTATCGCGGAGGGCCCAGCTTTCTCCAGAGGCACTTGGTGCAACGAGTTCTGCAATTGTGTATTGTAGGATGCCGTCTCGGACACGAGGTGTGACAATTTCTCGGGACGTCATTGATGACGATTGTGACCGTTCACTGGCATCTTTGCCCTCAGCCTTTAGGAGAGAAAAACTCTACATTAGCGCGCCAGGTCTTATTGCACCAAACACTGCTTCAAGGAATATCCACGCTGTTGTTGGACGGCCGCCTCATTGCTTGATATGACTTACAATGCAGGTAGCACATGGCGAATTGTTCACCCACACCCAGTTCGGGCAGTTGTGTGAGTAAAAATTCTTGCAGCGGTATTTGTAAAAGCCGCCGCTGCTACTCATCTTCATTGATGTGACAAGGATAAAGTATGTGTGAAGGAAGGGTAAACTAAAAAAGGGCAGGTCAAGGTTCGCTGACGAGAAAGCAAGACCGCTAGCAAAAATGTTGCGTGGTATAACTTTTCGATTATTGAAAGAAAAGTTGAAAGTGTTGATCAAGATGAATgtgggaagaaaagattCTTTGACGACTTATATATCGAGATCGCGGACGACCGGCTTCATGAGGTCGACCCCCCGGACTCCTGGATGTACAGCATACCCATATGTCACGGAGTACTGCTTTACATCACCGAAAAATTATTCTCACCCTGCGCTACCCGCTTCCTCCGTATCTTAAAAACACTCTTTCCCTGGGGGGTGTTTGGCCAATGCTGCATTGCAGCCTCTGACCAGGTCTCCCATCCCGCTTGAAAAGACGGTAGCGCGGCCGGGGAGGCCACTGTTCAGGGGTGTCTGGGTCAAAGCCAAGGTCTGGTTCTAAATCCCCAGTCGCTTTACACATAGAAAACACACTAATAGCCGAATCCTTGTTTGCATGCTGCAGAGCACGGGTTGCTCAACGCCAACAAGAACACAGTATGTAACGCTGCCTATCACAGATGGATTTTGATTCCAACCCAAGATGCAACAAGAAGTCATGCCCGGGAAAGGGGTGTACTCAAACTTCATACCTGTCATTTGTGTAAGATATTCCGATAGCTGGCTTCGGACCAGGCAATGACCCTGCGCTGACATGTGAAAAATAGAACAACAAGGGGAAAAAATGGTTAGAGCCAGCGCGCTTTTTGCCATGCTAGCAGAAGCCTAGTAAAtcactactactgctagcaccttctcagctgctgctaccaaaTATCCATGATGGCAACTCTGAGCAAGATTGCTCTATCTTtgatttttctctctcttcgtgTACCGTTGACATGTGTCAGCTCATACTGGGCGGCCGCCATATGGGACCGTCTCATCGACGGCTCGCCGGTCGAAGCGACCCTGAGTATCTAGTCGCATACTCCAGCATTCGgctatatgtatgtattattGCAAATGGAGCAGTTTATACTCCTTCGCTTGTCTCGCCATCGCCCCTTGCATCCTGCAAGTGAGTTGGGTCTGGCTGTATACGCCGCTGGTCGACATGATGGATCTAAGACGTGGCCCACTACGGAGACACATGAAGCTGAAGCCGCCAAGTTAACTCGTCAACTACTTGAGCCTAAATATGAGGGATGTGTGAATCTAACGGGGGACGGGACTGTCCGGCCCGCACACTTAGGCGAGCAGAAGAGGATTTAGGCTTGTTTGTGCAGCTCTAGTCGATGGCGCTGGTCAACATTAGACACTTATTGACGGATCAGCGGTGACCGAACGTCATTCACTCTCTGAGCACACAACACTCAAATATGAGATGTAGAATCTGATGACCAGCCTATATCGAAGGAGTATTCCTCTCAATGCTATTCGAGCGGCTCGTCTCGCTTCTACAGGATACTGACCGACAAAATGTACATTCACTACAGAATCCCGGACGCATCTTGTTGGATTCGAgtctttccctttcccaaAAGTCTCAAGAGGTATCAACACTGTTTGTTCTGAGGCATTGCATGCTTGACGGCCTTCTGTAGAGTAAGTAGACAGCTATCTATCGGtagttgctgccgctgccgctgctgtttACTACTACAGCTAATGGCGACTGGCATTCCTCTAACAGCAAAAATCATCGCTGAGGAAGGGCATCCCTGGTGTATGCGATTACAATACATCCTTGTTTATTTCATATGCAAACGGCATTTCCCCGGCGGTACGTTTATGGAATTTTGCCACGGGCATAAAACACGAGATTGAGGCGTTGCTTCACAGAGTTTGACGCGGCTGCAGCAGTAATGTGCATATTCGGGCTTCCACAAGCGTTGTCGTCTCAATGCTGCATGCGttcagaaaaaaagagaagacaagAGTTGTGATTGTTTGTTTGGCCAAGCATACTCATCCCACACGCTTGTTATGCAGCCTCTCATTGGCTGTACTGCATTCTTTGATTTCTCTATTTGGACTACGAGAGGAGGCTGTGATTGGCGAGTGTTTGGAAGTTCTCTCCTGAGGATTTCCTATAGGCTTTGGCCAATCACAGTGACCGAATTGACTGATGTTTTTTATTTGCTGCTTTCTCATCTGCCGCAGCCGAGCAGTAACAACAACTTGGGATCCGAACAAAGCCTGCATACGCAGACAGCCGCAAAACGCCGGAAATGTGACACGagtaagaaggaaaagagtcTCTATACGAAAGTCCCGTCCCAAAATGCCGATGCTCTAATAGGCACTTGCAGCGAGGCATGCCATGGATTGGATTGAGACAAGAGCGCCCC
It encodes:
- a CDS encoding uncharacterized protein (EggNog:ENOG41); amino-acid sequence: MKMSSSGGFYKYRCKNFYSHNCPNWVWVNNSPCATCIAEGKDASERSQSSSMTSREIVTPRVRDGILQYTIAELVAPSASGESWALRDKVNGIVDDGEPPEALPMMGNAMPFSHRPKVLWQWL